A genomic window from Spodoptera frugiperda isolate SF20-4 chromosome 29, AGI-APGP_CSIRO_Sfru_2.0, whole genome shotgun sequence includes:
- the LOC118268593 gene encoding origin recognition complex subunit 2 has protein sequence MASGGFRLRFGENHSVVEDRNETESPSRRTTRIRSKPKKYGDFLDNSPVKRRTYKDMSSSEEDSEINDEAALPKPTALFTEDDVEGQDMFKFKSRHTKQDLQNKVKTAIYSPKPVDSPMKTPKKLQSLIKVSQETPKQVKEIMRKRICNEVDSDSADSDFSGSSSDFVPEGSLHDETDSSSSEEASSDEEVEQPKKVVGKAVKGRDNKAKVKDSEYYVTPDNYFIMHSSKKIATSDHTLARLKNLNIDENNVDDIQISAEHKGIIKELNHSYTQLFNKWLYVLSENFNIILYGVGSKRSVLQQFQKQKLKDFPCIVVNGFFPSLTIKSILETIVIDLLENTNVPSNVGDVVNLIDTQLKENGVDLFLIIHNIDGTMLRNAKAQSTLASISQIRNVHTIATIDHINAPLLWDHTKLSKFKFTWWDVTTFVPYSEETSYENSLMSHRSGALQLSSLKSVYQSLTTNAKGIFKIIIEYQLENQKQNYQGLPFKDLYSKCREQFLVSSDLALRAQLTEFLDHKLVKMKRTYDGSENLVIPIDITLLQQFLDQQTS, from the exons ATGGCTAGTGGCGGTTTTCGTCTTCGTTTTGGTGAAAATCATTCTGTTGTTG AGGATCGTAATGAAACAGAATCTCCGTCACGACGTACAACTAGAATAAGGTCTAAACCAAAGAAGTATGGTGATTTCTTAGACAACTCGCCTGTGAAGCGAAGGACTTACAAAGACATGAGCTCTTCTGAAGAAGACAGTGAAATTAATGACGAAGCTGCTTTACCAAAACCTAcag CTCTATTTACTGAAGATGATGTTGAAGGCCAGGATATGTTCAAGTTTAAGTCTCGTCACACAAAGCAGGATCTACAAAACAAAGTAAAGACAGCTATTTATTCCCCAAAGCCTGTGGACTCACCAATGAAAACTCCAAAGAAGCTCCAGTCTTTGATCAAAGTATCACAGGAAACACCCAAACAGGTTAAGGAGATAATGAGAAAAA gAATCTGTAATGAAGTTGACTCTGATAGTGCTGATAGTGATTTTTCTGGCAGCAGCAGTGACTTTGTACCTGAAGGGAGCCTCCACGATGAG acTGATTCAAGTTCATCAGAAGAAGCGTCATCTGATGAAGAAGTGGAACAACCGAAGAAAGTTGTGGGCAAAGCTGTTAAGGGCAGAGACAACAAGGCTAAAGTGAAAGATTCAGAATATTATGTCACCCCTGACAATTACTTCATTATGCACTCCAGTAAAAAA atcGCTACATCCGACCACACTTTGGCAAgacttaaaaacttaaatatcgATGAGAATAACGTTGATGACATTCAAATATCAGCAGAACATAAGGGGATTATAAAAGAACTGAATCATTCCTACACGCAACTGTTCAACAAGTGGTTGTACGTGTTAAGTGAAAACTTCAACATCATACTCTATGGAGTTGGTTCAAAACGCTCAGTGCTACAACAGTTCCAAAAGCAGAAACTCAAAGACTTCCCATGTATTGTTGTAAACGGATTCTTCCCTAGTTTAACAATTAAGAGTATTCTGGAAACAATTGTAATTGATCTCTTGGAGAACACCAATGTGCCTTCAAATGTGGGAGATGTTGTGAATCTAATTGATACTCAGTTGAAGGAGAATGGCGTAgatttatttctaataatacataatatagatGGCACCATGCTGCGGAATGCTAAAGCTCAATCTACATTGGCAAGTATATCTCAGATCAGGAATGTTCATACAATTGCCACTATTGACCACATCAATGCTCCCTTGT TATGGGATCACACAAAACTGAGTAAATTCAAATTCACATGGTGGGATGTGACAACATTTGTTCCTTACTCGGAAGAGACTTCATACGAGAATTCTTTGATGTCGCATCGCAGCGGTGCCTTACAACTGTCTTCATTGAAAAGCGTCTATCAATCACTTACTACAAATGCTAAAggaatattcaaaattattatagaatATCAACTAGAAAATCAGAAACAAAATTATCAAG GACTACCATTCAAAGACTTGTATTCTAAGTGCCGAGAACAATTTCTGGTGAGTTCCGATCTTGCATTACGAGCTCAACTTACTGAATTTTTGGATCACAAACTGGTGAAAATGAAGCGAACATACGACGGAAGTGAAAACTTGGTAATACCCATTGATATTACATTATTGCAACAATTTTTAGATCAACAAACTAGTTGA
- the LOC118268171 gene encoding acidic leucine-rich nuclear phosphoprotein 32 family member A isoform X1, whose translation MEKRVALELRGRNPSQVKELNLDNCRSTTIVGLTDEYINLENLSLNNVGLTTLKGFPKLPKLRKLELSDNRISNGLNFLNGCKKLTHLNLSGNKIKDLDTLKPLEEFEYLKNLDLFNNEVTSIEEYRSKVFALHPSLKYLDGFDKQDREVEDSDAEEEDEMNGNNDSEDDLDIDLGPLVINDDSVCEIPEEERTSLPMILYTVYGLLFHMGFLLKSSEVEEEEEDDEDVSLSAVYNDNLEEESSTSSLYAGSEVEEEEEVDDEEENDREGNQNSKVQDGEENADGAPEESTRGKKRKHEDDDEN comes from the exons ATGGAAAAGAGGGTTGCTTTGGAATTAAGAGGAAGAAATCCTTCACAG GTAAAGGAACTAAACCTGGACAATTGCAGGAGTACCACCATAGTTGGGTTAACAGATGAATACATTAACCTTGAAAATCTCAGTCTCAACAATGTTGGACTCACCACACTTAAAGGTTTTCCAAAACTGCCCAAGCTCAGGAAACTCGAGCTCTCTGACAACAGAATATCCAATGGGCTGAACTTCCTAAATGGCTGCAAAAAGCTAACACATCTCAACTTATcaggaaacaaaataaaagatttagACACTTTGAAGCCTTTGGAGGAGTTTGAATACTTAAAGAACCTTGATTTGTTCAACAATGAAGTCACTAGCATTGAAGAATATAGGAGTAAAGTGTTCGCACTACATccatctttaaaatatttagatgg ATTTGACAAACAAGACAGAGAGGTTGAGGACAGTGATGCGGAGGAAGAGGATGAAATGAATGGAAATAATGACAGTGAAGATG ATTTGGACATAGATTTGGGTCCGTTGGTGATAAATGATGATAGCGTATGCGAAATTCCTGAAGAGGAGAGAACCTCTCTACCAATGATATTATACACTGTTTATGGTCTGCTATTCCACATGGGTTTCCTTTTAAAGA gtTCAGAGGTTGAAGAAGAAGAGGAAGATGACGAGGATGTGTCTCTTAGTGCAGTCTACAATGATAATCTTG aAGAAGAGAGCTCTACCAGCTCTTTATATGCAGGCAGTGAGGTTGAGGAAGAGGAGGAAGTAGATGACGAAGAAGAGAATGACCGTGAGGGAAATCAAAATTCTAAAGTACAAG ATGGTGAGGAGAATGCAGACGGAGCACCCGAAGAAAGCACTCGGGGTAAAAAACGGAAACACGAGGATGACGACGAGAATTGA
- the LOC118268171 gene encoding acidic leucine-rich nuclear phosphoprotein 32 family member A isoform X2 translates to MEKRVALELRGRNPSQVKELNLDNCRSTTIVGLTDEYINLENLSLNNVGLTTLKGFPKLPKLRKLELSDNRISNGLNFLNGCKKLTHLNLSGNKIKDLDTLKPLEEFEYLKNLDLFNNEVTSIEEYRSKVFALHPSLKYLDGFDKQDREVEDSDAEEEDEMNGNNDSEDGSEVEEEEEDDEDVSLSAVYNDNLEEESSTSSLYAGSEVEEEEEVDDEEENDREGNQNSKVQDGEENADGAPEESTRGKKRKHEDDDEN, encoded by the exons ATGGAAAAGAGGGTTGCTTTGGAATTAAGAGGAAGAAATCCTTCACAG GTAAAGGAACTAAACCTGGACAATTGCAGGAGTACCACCATAGTTGGGTTAACAGATGAATACATTAACCTTGAAAATCTCAGTCTCAACAATGTTGGACTCACCACACTTAAAGGTTTTCCAAAACTGCCCAAGCTCAGGAAACTCGAGCTCTCTGACAACAGAATATCCAATGGGCTGAACTTCCTAAATGGCTGCAAAAAGCTAACACATCTCAACTTATcaggaaacaaaataaaagatttagACACTTTGAAGCCTTTGGAGGAGTTTGAATACTTAAAGAACCTTGATTTGTTCAACAATGAAGTCACTAGCATTGAAGAATATAGGAGTAAAGTGTTCGCACTACATccatctttaaaatatttagatgg ATTTGACAAACAAGACAGAGAGGTTGAGGACAGTGATGCGGAGGAAGAGGATGAAATGAATGGAAATAATGACAGTGAAGATG gtTCAGAGGTTGAAGAAGAAGAGGAAGATGACGAGGATGTGTCTCTTAGTGCAGTCTACAATGATAATCTTG aAGAAGAGAGCTCTACCAGCTCTTTATATGCAGGCAGTGAGGTTGAGGAAGAGGAGGAAGTAGATGACGAAGAAGAGAATGACCGTGAGGGAAATCAAAATTCTAAAGTACAAG ATGGTGAGGAGAATGCAGACGGAGCACCCGAAGAAAGCACTCGGGGTAAAAAACGGAAACACGAGGATGACGACGAGAATTGA
- the LOC126912728 gene encoding uncharacterized protein LOC126912728, whose protein sequence is MVARYLADLYLINKLSYNTILLHKSVVATLCNAEDAGQISSHKLVKHVLKSIALKKPVTHKPPVWNIDTLTSFLSSNTVDENNPFAASRHTATLLLLCSGRRVHDLTLLLVDSDHCVDDGSNIILKPMFGSKTDSDTHRQSGWRLLPNTTCKNLDPVFWVRKLIDLLKDRRDSVNCPNLFINIRGKAKAASRTVIAGWVKTVLTEAGIPVTPGSLRSAVSSKNWSDNFPLDEILSRGNWKSKDTFTRFYRREIVPASASNSITRMFNPAD, encoded by the coding sequence ATGGTTGCTCGATATCTAGCAGACCTATATCTTATCAACAAGTTGTCTTATAACACTATTTTGCTTCACAAATCAGTGGTAGCTACTCTGTGCAATGCCGAAGATGCTGGACAAATTAGTTCACATAAATTGGTGAAACACGTCTTAAAGTCAATAGCTTTAAAGAAACCGGTCACCCATAAGCCTCCAGTCTGGAATATAGATACCCTGACCTCCTTCTTAAGCTCAAACACTGTAGATGAAAATAACCCTTTCGCTGCTTCTCGTCATACAGCAACACTCCTCCTCCTGTGCTCAGGCAGACGAGTTCATGACCTGACATTGCTGCTAGTGGACTCAGATCATTGTGTCGATGACGgcagtaacattattttaaaaccaatgttTGGCTCTAAAACCGATAGTGACACTCATAGGCAATCCGGTTGGAGGTTACTACCTAATACTACTTGTAAAAATCTGGATCCAGTATTTTGGGTCAGAAAATTAATTGATCTCCTTAAAGACAGACGAGATTCAGTTAACTGTCCCAACTTATTTATCAATATCAGAGGAAAAGCAAAGGCGGCCTCTCGCACTGTGATTGCGGGATGGGTTAAAACCGTGCTAACAGAGGCTGGCATACCTGTTACACCGGGAAGTTTACGTTCAGCTGTATCCTCAAAAAATTGGTCTGATAACTTTCCTCTGGATGAGATTTTGTCCAGAGGAAATTGGAAGTCTAAAGATACCTTTACACGTTTCTACAGACGAGAGATAGTGCCAGCCTCTGCTAGCAATAGCATTACCAGAATGTTTAATCCAGCTGATTAA